Within the Mastacembelus armatus chromosome 23, fMasArm1.2, whole genome shotgun sequence genome, the region GTTAGTGCCCCTGTACACCGACTGGAACAGTGCCATGGCAGCTTGGGGCATGGCCTGGGAGGCACACATTTATGGTGCTGGTTGCATCTTTGTGATGCTAACAATTGCCTCAGCACTCAATCTTCTCTGCTTGCCACTGCGATGCCCATCTGGATGCGGCTATTTTGCTCTGGTCAGCCTGTTTCTCCTAGCTGCTGGTAGTACCAGGTCCTTCTTGCTGCTGTACGATGCCTATGGCCACCAGGATCGCTTACCCTCCGCAGAGGCCTCACTTATGCTCTATGAAGCCCCATTTCCCTGCTTGACTGCAGCTTTTGGTCTggttttccttctcctctccaTGCGCTCAAGAATGCAGCTCTCCTACTCAGCTTTCCAGAGACCCTGTTTCCTGGCCTGCCTGGTTGTCCTGCACTTTGCTGCTGCATTCGGTCCAGTGACATTATACAAGTTCTACCACCAAAAGCCTCCCCTTTGCCTGTTCCTTTCACTCATCTCTCGAGGAGCCTTTGTAGCCTTAGCCACATTTCTGTCTGCTGCatactttgttttctttatctaTGTACGGGCGGACTCGAAGCACATCTACCACCTGAACAACACGTCTCCTTCACCTGCTGAGCGTTACAACCGCTGCCCCTTTGCTGAGAGCCGCGAATGGGACCGTGCAGCTGCAATAGTCTGTGTTTCAGCACTGTTCTCTTTAGCATGTGCAGGTCTGCAACTATATGCAATGCTCAATGCTATGGGTGTTGCAGGTGGAGAGGAAGTCTTCCACCCCTGGCCGTGGTGGGCTTTTCAGTTTAGCTGCAGACTGTGTGAGCTCGGGGTTTGTCTCACCTTAGCCTTAGTGGTCGCACAGCCAGTCTACTGCTCGGACCACCTTCCAGCTGCAGGAAGCTGCTGGACTGAACTGTTGGCATCCAAATCACCCATACTGCCTGGGAGTTACCAGTGGACCCTAAGCCATCAGGAGAAGCTCGCCATTGTCGATACAGTTGGACTTGGGGAGACTGAGAGCCTTCCCCTTTACACTTTGATGGATGAGAGACTTGGTAGTCTGAACGGTCTGGACCTCCTCTACCACAGCAACCGGGCCTTAGCATACCGAGACCTGGATTTGGATATAGACCTGCAAGGGTCAGAAAAACCTGAGAACGGAGGAGGTGGTGAGCCATCAGGGGGATCCTCATTTGCCAGTGACTCCACTACAGACCTGCGGCCACCTTCGCCCATCAACCTGCGTCGCAGCATAGACGAGGCGCTCTTCAGTGAGGCCCTGTTTCCCATGAGCCTCTTCAGCCCTATGAGGCCTATTCGCTGCAGTGACCAGTCCATAAACAAAAACTGTATGTTTCCCAATAACAGCCTCTGTGATCCTCTCTCAGCTGACCCCGGCCTTTATCGGACTTCATCCTGCACAGAGATAGTGTCTCAACCTCAGCCACTTACTACACCATCTCAAGGAGAAACTATTGTAGGTGCGCCACCATCTCCCTCCCTGTCCTCCCCCTCCAGCTGTTCATCTCCTGAACGTTGGAGGGACagttcttcctcctcttccctctacCAAAACTCCCTCGGAGGCTCCTCGCTGATCCTCTGTCCCAGCCCAGGGAGACATGCTCGGCAGATTCTCCAGCAAGGGGGCACAGGGCATGTGCCGCCCTCAGGCCACCAGATGCATGCTGATCCACAAATGCAGTATGATACATTGGGCACAGCTTCACAAGAGAGCCTGGACCTGGACATGTCTTCTGAAGCAGACCGATCTGTGCAGGAGGAGTTCATTAATGTTTGCAGACAAATTGATGCTTTGAGCATCTGCAGTGAGACAATTGATTTATAAAAAGGACACACTACTCAGAGAAGGGATACACCGAGGACATACTGAGAAGGATTTCTGATTTTTGCAGCTTATTTGGTAGTGCATGGTAGCTTTTGCATACATCACAAAAGACACATAGCTGCCAAAATACAAATTTTGGAGGTTTGATAAGCTTTCTTATGTGGTCATTAGTGAATGTCCTGAGGGTTTAAGTGCCAAGAATGTCAAACGCCAAAAGGTCATTTGTAACATTTACATATCTGATAAAGGTCGGTAAAGTTTGGCACAGTTACAAGCATTTTAGTGTGTGGAAATAACAggaatttatttgtacaaatgtttttactgCATTCTGACATTCCAATATAGTTACTGTGAATGAATTAAGCACTTATTATATACTACTACTGAAGTCATGTACTGTCAAATTCAACAAATATTGTCAATAAATAAGGATTAAAATTAAGTTTGTCATAACCTCAAAATACAAACATGCCCCACACATTATGGGCAGTTATAATGCAGCAGTGCCCCCTactggtaaaacacacacaatgctcCCTCATCCCTCTACATTTATCACCAATTGctctacatacagtacaatggCAGTATCTATAACTGGCTTACTAACTTATTTATGTTCAAACATAACGTTGCACAACACACctttaaataaagtttctttTCTAACATTCGCcttgttttatttcaagttcacaCTGACATCCTGCAATGTGACTTCATGACTTATTAAATAAGACAGTAGTCCATAAACAGTTTGattaatttattcttttttccaTATTGAACAGCAAAAGCAACTTTCCTCTATTGagtgttttactgtaaacatgttCTGAAGTGATATTCCTCAAAAAACCCCAAATGGATTTACTGAATATCAAGTCTTTTACGTCCATCTAAAGAGTCCTTTGTACTGTTTTGGTTATTGGTTGCAAAGGCTACCTGTACGCTCCACTAACTGCAGctgaaattatatatatatgtaaaaaaaaaaaaaaaaaaaaaaaaaaaagtgcaacacttaaagaggggaaaaaaaccccaaaaaacaacaactgtaAAGCTAATATGtcatgtttcactgttttgttgtttaactAGACTAACAGGACTCAGTACTTGAcaaataagacattttaaaaacctgaaTATTCTCTGTAGATGGAGactgaaaacaagcagcagtCATTTATAAACTGAATATAGGCAAATAATTCTccatatttatgtgtgtatgtacattttcTTGCAATTCAATCCAATTGTAAGATCTGTTAAGTGAACCTCTGCGCATGGTAAGTTATTAGTATGACAAAGAAAGCAACAAGTCTGGTAATATGGgacatttcatttaaagagCTTCTGGCAAAAAGAACATCCAGGATGACAATGCTAGAAAAGCCTACTCCTATGCAAACTAAATGATAAACACAGCAACATTGTgtgaattaataataataataataaaaaaacaaaaacaaaaaaagcagagtgACAGCATGTATATTGTCAGCCACTCATTTTTACTATCAACCCCTTTTCAACATCAACCACTATTTCAAGGCATATCtctggtttataaaaaaaaaaaaaaaaaaagaaaaacctgtcACAGAAAACctgtcacacactgacagcagaAGAATAAACAAGTGACACGGCAAGAGTCAACTTGTGCCCATTTTGGTTTTGATGTTACAAAGAGTGTCAGAGGAAGTGTAAATACACTTGGCAGTATGTATGCAACTACtacaaagcaaaatataaatagAGCCATGCTTCACttagtgaaaaaacaaacacgtATATCAAGAATCGATCATGAGCAACTGACAGCCACAGTGACTATACATATTTAATACAAAAgctggtagaaaaaaaaagtatcaaatTATGGGCAGAGAAAGGATCATTCCCCTCATTAGACACACTGTTCTTTCCTTCTAAACATACCTGATCTTCCACTATTGGTCCCTTCAATGCTCAATACATACTGTTTTATTTGGCCCAAGATGTCTTTGAAGCGAAAATGAACATCCACAGTATTAAAAACTGTGGGTTTAATTATTACAGGTGACACTGGAGGATAGCAAGTCCTAGAAAAACACCCCTTTGCAATATTGTGTCACCTTGTTGTGATTCgtaatacacaaaataaacagctaCGTCCCAAAATAGAAGCAGCTACTTTCATTAAGTATAGTGTACCTGCtacaaattaagaaaaaaaaaaaaaaaacaatgtcataaTATGCTGACATACTGAACATATAGAGACAAGTGCTTAGTATATGCACACAAACTGTGGTTGGAGCTGAGATGTGTGAGGCTTTTGACAGGGAACGTGCTGGTAAGCGCAGATCCCAAAAAAGCCAAGAAAAATGCTGATGGGATCTGCACCATAACTGCTTCAGAccgacaaaaaaaacaaacaaaaaaataaacagtgcaCCTTCATCCTCAGTTGTCCCAACACGCAGTTTAAACTATCtcacattcagacacacactttcacatgcacacaagtcATTATCCCACTGctatcaacacacacaaaactgtgcTCGGGCTGTATACTCAAGGTACAGGTGAATATATTGTTCAGAAAACTCTGATGTGCCACTTATTGAGTGCAAAGTCCCAGGTGTTAGAGAGTCAGGTGTCACTGAAGATTCTCACTTTGCTACGGTGCCTCTTTCCTCCCAAATACGACTGGTTGGGACCAGAGAGAAAGCAACAGTAGGTACAACTCGGAAATGGCAGAAAGGGTATAGtgggtggtgttttttttttttttgttgttttgttttttttagtagaaGTGGAGAAGATTTGGTCACTGTTTAATGTGCCATGTGCACCGCTGATCCTTGCTCCATAACCCCCACCCCGTTCAGTAAAGCCGCTTCTCAAAACTGTGGAGGTCAAGAAATATTGGGGAAAACAATAGATAAAGTCAGTGTTTGCTCTAAGAGATAAACCGTTTTTCTGTTATGCAAAGTTTGTAAGGCATTTGGCAGTAAATAGCATTCAGTAACAATAATAAagtgaattattaaaaaaaaaaaaatgctaatgtttttttgCCACACAGCTTTCTGGCAACTACAGGGCAGGTTTCACTACTACTGCAACACTTTGCTGATGTCAACTGGAAGCAGAGCAGTATTGGAGCCCAGCTAGTGTACTGTGCACATGCTTTACTGCAGGCCACCAAATGCATGGTTTAGTGCAGCAAagatgcttttgtgtttttgtacttacGAGTGGAGTCCATGAACGCCTCCTTCCACCTGTGCAGACATGGTCCGCTTCTCAAATTTAAGCTCGCCAGAGTACATCATGGAACtaagaaaaatagaaacactGATAAATACAGTACAGGTAACAGTTAACATCTGTTTTATAACCAGTTATCCAAGCAAACACCACTCACCGAAGGACAGAGAGACTCTTTGCCCCGATGTCCTGGCAGCCATGTTGGATGCCAGCTATCAGGTATGGTACAAACTTGTGAATAGAGCCCTTGTCCTGGACCGAGCCTGACACTCCCTGGGCTACCTTCACCTTATCGCCCTCACTGTGCATAAAACATCACCCAATTAATATTCATAGAGTGTGATTACAACACTGTAATATCGACATTTGGAATCTGAATTTTGATTTGTAACCTGCATCACACCTAAAGTAGCGTTTCTGGCTGCTGGTGCTCTTCTCCATAGCATCCAGGGAGCCCATACCACGATACTTTTTCAGCCGCACACCATCTGAGAAGAAGTACTCTCCTGGAGCCTCAGTGGTTGCTGCTAGCAA harbors:
- the prrt4b gene encoding proline-rich transmembrane protein 4, which produces MLRFHLTSVFCFWCFLLLHRQAVADEEALWGPTPSRESPPEKKPSWFWTRPLPNFPSFPSLPFRIPFYGSSDSNNKASTTAKGLTEPIDHFQDGESGKGTNSEASELPTTLTQGLLTSVTKIRTESLSTGASDSPDSSIVQGDNDSFVSDSYSPTTSSMTNTLFANSPTSRNAPEQNATRTHPPWGTTAGPSMGATAKLIPEEDTEKNEAEDLTENISSTIAPETTVPTALTWAAAQTTTANPGLVETTLTSRHPLGPVTPPASSESTLVRQPQDMTVSITLHAGETRITEMYTAQSDVDLGFSEAGLWPGEKVPGVITTAMGIDHKLESITSTSLRQRVNLPVAGELPGKEDKGDETAEKGAVPSAAEEDDDARLSETSMPSAKLLTTSLPQSTGISSESPHIPLYTEDWMFSPVDSSATFLPDCNKERSGICNLSDTWDFTTSSNIKPTQNTTATNQSVNPFLIPAPPMLVPLYTDWNSAMAAWGMAWEAHIYGAGCIFVMLTIASALNLLCLPLRCPSGCGYFALVSLFLLAAGSTRSFLLLYDAYGHQDRLPSAEASLMLYEAPFPCLTAAFGLVFLLLSMRSRMQLSYSAFQRPCFLACLVVLHFAAAFGPVTLYKFYHQKPPLCLFLSLISRGAFVALATFLSAAYFVFFIYVRADSKHIYHLNNTSPSPAERYNRCPFAESREWDRAAAIVCVSALFSLACAGLQLYAMLNAMGVAGGEEVFHPWPWWAFQFSCRLCELGVCLTLALVVAQPVYCSDHLPAAGSCWTELLASKSPILPGSYQWTLSHQEKLAIVDTVGLGETESLPLYTLMDERLGSLNGLDLLYHSNRALAYRDLDLDIDLQGSEKPENGGGGEPSGGSSFASDSTTDLRPPSPINLRRSIDEALFSEALFPMSLFSPMRPIRCSDQSINKNCMFPNNSLCDPLSADPGLYRTSSCTEIVSQPQPLTTPSQGETIVGAPPSPSLSSPSSCSSPERWRDSSSSSSLYQNSLGGSSLILCPSPGRHARQILQQGGTGHVPPSGHQMHADPQMQYDTLGTASQESLDLDMSSEADRSVQEEFINVCRQIDALSICSETIDL